A single region of the Gorilla gorilla gorilla isolate KB3781 chromosome 1, NHGRI_mGorGor1-v2.1_pri, whole genome shotgun sequence genome encodes:
- the LOC101140310 gene encoding LOW QUALITY PROTEIN: dihydrolipoyllysine-residue succinyltransferase component of 2-oxoglutarate dehydrogenase complex, mitochondrial-like (The sequence of the model RefSeq protein was modified relative to this genomic sequence to represent the inferred CDS: inserted 2 bases in 1 codon; deleted 1 base in 1 codon) — MLSRSHCVSRAFSRSLSAFQKGNCPLGRRSLPGVSLCQGPGYPNSRKVVINNSVFSVRFFRTTTVCKDDLVTVKTPAFAEPVTEGDVRWKKAVGDTVAEDEVVCEIETDKTLVQVPSPANGVIEALSVPDGGKVEGGTPLFTLRKTGAAPAKAKPAEAPAAAAPKAEPIAAAVPPPAAPIPTRMPPVPSPSQPPSSKPVSAVKPTAVPPLAEPGAGKGLHSEHREKMNRMRQCIAQRLKEAQNTCAMLTIFNEIDMSNIQKMRARHKEAFLKKHNLKLGFMSAFVKASAFALQEQPVVNAVIDDITKEVVYRDYIDISVAVATPQGLVVPVIRNVEAMNYADIEQTITELGEKARKNELAIEDMDGGTFTISNGGVFDSLFGTPIINPPXSAILGMHGIFDRPVAIGGKVEVRPMMYVALTYDHRLIDGREAVTFLRKIKAAVEDPRVLLLDL; from the exons ATGCTGTCCCGGTCCCACTGTGTGTCCCGGGCGTTCAGCCGCTCGCTCTCTGCCTTCCAGAAGGGGAACTGCCCTCTAGGGAGACGTTCCCTGCCTGGGGTCTCCTTATGCCAGGGACCAGGTTACCCTAACAGCAGGAAGGTTGTCATTAACAACAGTGTCTTCAGTGTTCGCTTCTTCAGAACTACAACTGTATGCAAGGATGACTTGGTTACAGTCAAAACCCCAGCGTTTGCAGAACCTGTCACAGAGGGAGATGTCAGGTGGAAGAAAGCTGTTGGAGACACAGTTGCAGAAGATGAAGTGGTTTGTGAGATTGAAACTGACAAGACATTGGTGCAGGTTCCATCACCAGCAAATGGCGTGATTGAAGCTCTTTCCGTACCTGATGGGGGAAAAGTCGAAGGAGGCACTCCGCTTTTCACACTCAGGAAAACTGGTGCTGCTCCTGCTAAGGCCAAGCCGGCTGAAGCTCCTGCTGCTGCAGCCCCAAAAGCAGAACCTATAGCAGCGGCAGTTCCTCCCCCTGCAGCACCCATACCCACTCGGATGCCACCAGTGCCCTCGCCCTCACAACCTCCTTCTAGCAAACCTGTGTCTGCAGTAAAACCCACTGCTGTCCCACCACTAGCTGAGCCAGGAGCTGGCAAAGGTCTGCATTCAGAACATCGGGAGAAAATGAACAGGATGCGGCAGTGCATTGCTCAGCGTCTGAAAGAGGCCCAGAATACATGTGCC ATGCTGACAATTTTTAATGAGATTGACATGAGTAACATCCAAAAGATGAGGGCTCGGCACAAAGAGGCTTTTTTGAAGAAACATAACCTCAAACTAGGCTTCATGTCGGCATTTGTGAAGGCCTCAGCCTTTGCCTTGCAGGAACAGCCTGTTGTAAATGCAGTGATTGACGATATAACCAAAGAGGTGGTATATAGGGATTATATTGACATCAGTGTTGCAGTGGCCACCCCACAGGGTCTGGTGGTTCCAGTCATCAGGAATGTGGAAGCTATGAATTATGCAGATATTGAACAGACCATCACTGAACTGGGAGAGAAGGCCCGAAAGAATGAACTTGCCATTGAAGATATGGATGGTGGTACCTTCACCATTAGCAATGGAGGTGTTTTTGACTCACTCTTTGGAACACCCATTATCAACCCCCC GTCTGCCATCCTGGGGATGCATGGCATCTTTGACAGGCCAGTGGCTATAGGAGGCAAGGTAGAGGTGCGGCCCATGATGTACGTGGCACTGACCTATGATCACCGGCTGATTGATGGCAGAGAGGCTGTGACTTTCCTCCGCAAAATCAAGGCAGCGGTAGAGGATCCCAGAGTCCTCCTCCTGGATCTTTAG